The nucleotide window TCCTACATATAATAgtgctacacacacactacctcctaaatataatagtactacatacactgtacatcCTAAATATAATAGTGCTACATACACTGCCTCCTAAATGTAATAGTGCTACGCAAACTGCTtcctaaatataatagtactacatacactgtacatcCTAAATATAATAGTGCTACACACAcagtacctcctaaatataatagtgcTACATACACTGCCTCCTAAATGTAATAGTGCTACGCAAACTGCTtcctaaatataatagtactaCATACACTGAACCTCGTAAATATAATAgtactacatacactgtacatcCTAAATATAATAGTGCTACACACACAGTACCTCCTACATATAATAGTACTACATACACTGCCTCCTAAATGTAATAGTACTACATACActgcctcctaaatataatagtactacatacactgcctcctaaatataatagtactacatacactgtacctcctaaatataatagtactacatacactgcctcctaaatataatagtactacatacactgcctcctaaatataatagtgccacacacacactgcctcctaaatataatagtactacatacactgcctcctaaatataatagtgccacacacacactgcctcctaaatataatagtactacatacactgcttcctaaatataatagtactacatacactgcctcctaaatataatagtactaCATACACTGCCTCCTtaatataatagtgccacacacacagtacctcctaaatataatagtactacatacactgcctcctaaatataatagtgccacacacacactgcctcctaaatataatagtactacatacactgcttcctaaatataatagtactacatacactgcttcctaaatataatagtgccacacacattataccttctaaatataatagtgccacacacattataccttcTAAATATAATAGGGCTACACACACTGCGTCCTAAATATAATAGTGCTACACAAActgcctcctaaatataatagtgcTACACACAcagtacctcctaaatataatagtactacatacactgcctcctaaatataatagtgAGACACACActgcctcctaaatataatagtgAGACACACActgcctcctaaatataatagtgccacacacacactgcctcctaaatataatagtactacatacactgcttcctaaatataatagtgccacacacacaCTGCGTCCTAAATATAATAGTGCTACACAAActgcctcctaaatataatagtgcTGCACACACtttacctcctaaatataatagcACTGCATACCCTGCCACCTAAATATAATagtgctacacacactgtacctcctaaatataatagtgcTACACTCAGCACCATACACTCTTAAACCAGGTGTTAAAAATGTGatttgctccagtcactgattggctgagtgggcagtccatcaaccagAACAGACgtaaccccccccctccaccaccaccaccgccttTGTGTTGTGTTGGGGAAATGCTTTCTGGTGTGGGGGCCCAAGGCCGGTCCCAGCGCTCACCGATGGCACTGGGAAAAGTAAGctcctacttgtaatcaaattcctccctgcccctgccagctgccaaattaaaaaaaaaacaaacaaaaaaccgcttgacttctcctttagttTTGACTGTGATCTGCAGAAACTGGACTCGATGACTTTGGGAGTATACCATTTCATATTCTGCTCATGTCTGGGTTTAGGTAATAAGATAATACACCGCAGAAATTTCCATTTTCCACCTTCTACAGTATCATAGAGGAGACATGGATCTCCTGGACATTTGCATCGGTAACATCATCCCCGAGGTGAAGCCATTTATCATCATTACGCTGCCCTCAGCCTCACGTATGGACGCAGCAGACATGGCAGGGACAATGCCGGCTGAGCAGGTATTCTTGGTCACCATGATGGTCATCACCTGGATCTCAGGGGTCGCTCTCAGCTCCTCTGTAGTCATGGTCTATATCACTGAATGGAAGAAGAAGCGACAGATCAGTGTCTGTGATCGAATCTTCGCCTTCATGGCTTTCACCAACCTTCTCCTACAGTCCTCCATCTCCATCAATGTTCTGACGTATCTGTTCTGGCTTCCACAGTTAGAGACTGACCGCGGTTTGATTATGATGTGCTCTGTGATCTTTTCCTATTTAATCTATGACAATACCTGGCACTCGGCTTGGCTTGCCGGTTACTATTGTGTGACGCTGGTGAACTCTTCCCATAGGGTCTTTGTTCTGCTGAAGCACCGGTTGTCTTCTTCAATGACTCAGCTGCTCATCGCAACGTCTGCGGCTTTGTTCCTAATTAACCTTCCATTTATGTGGACAGTGACTGTTACAGTTACTCATAATAACTCCTCATCGCCCAGAGAATTTACCCTCCAGAATAACCAGCTCTTCATGGTTTTTAATGTTCTGTTGGGCTTCTGCCTCCCGTTTGTGGTGACTCTGGTGTGTATTGGGCTCAGTGTGGGCGCTCTGCTGCGGCACATATGGAGGATGAGGAGCAGCTCTTCTCAGTTCACATCTTCCCCTCAGCTCCAGGGTCATGTCCGAGCCGTCAGGACAATGACCCTTCACGCTCTCTTGAATTTCGTCCTATATGTTTCATTGGTCATTGTGGTCTCTCCATTTAAATTGGTTTGGGTTGTTGTTCCCTGGTTAGCTATCATGTTTCATCCCTCTATACAGATTATCACGCTAATCATGGGGAACCCCAGGCTAGAGAAAAAACTCCAGTTATGGAGACACTTAGTAAGTGGTGGACTGGACCAGAGGTGAGGAGGAAGACGATGAATCTTCCACAGGATCAGTGGTTGACACTGTTAATAAAGGGCCCCTCAGCAGGATACATGGCTTGGCCCATCTGCCTTTAATAGTAACAAAGCTACCAACGATACTGTAGATATACACACAGGACAGAATGAACCTCTATGGGAAGAGcgtagataacactgatcaatgctatgtgatGGCATCAGGCAGACTTTATcttatgatcacagataacactgatcagtgctatggccaaagGGCAGACTTTGTAATgagcacagataacactgatcagtgctatgaccACAGGCAGGGTCTATGTAATgaacacagataacactgatgcCTACTATGccatggccacaggcagactttatgagaagatcacagatcaaattgatcaatgctatgcaatggccacaggtaggctctatgtaatgatcacagataacactgatcaatgctatgctatggccacagacaggctctatgtaataatcacagataacactgatcagtgctatggccacagacaggctctatgtaatgatcacagataacactgatccctgctatgctatggctacagacaggctctatgtaataatcacagataacactgatcagtgctatggccacaggcaggctgtatgttatgatcacagataacactaagTCCTGCTATGCTAAGGTCACAGGAAGACACTAT belongs to Dendropsophus ebraccatus isolate aDenEbr1 chromosome 9, aDenEbr1.pat, whole genome shotgun sequence and includes:
- the LOC138801943 gene encoding taste receptor type 2 member 40-like, whose translation is MDLLDICIGNIIPEVKPFIIITLPSASRMDAADMAGTMPAEQVFLVTMMVITWISGVALSSSVVMVYITEWKKKRQISVCDRIFAFMAFTNLLLQSSISINVLTYLFWLPQLETDRGLIMMCSVIFSYLIYDNTWHSAWLAGYYCVTLVNSSHRVFVLLKHRLSSSMTQLLIATSAALFLINLPFMWTVTVTVTHNNSSSPREFTLQNNQLFMVFNVLLGFCLPFVVTLVCIGLSVGALLRHIWRMRSSSSQFTSSPQLQGHVRAVRTMTLHALLNFVLYVSLVIVVSPFKLVWVVVPWLAIMFHPSIQIITLIMGNPRLEKKLQLWRHLVSGGLDQR